The following proteins are encoded in a genomic region of Alistipes shahii WAL 8301:
- a CDS encoding glycosyltransferase family 4 protein, whose translation MKIIVLSSHTPSLFWFRIDMMRAFIKTGASIVAVGQESENIWGDKFAAEGIAYRQIPVSRNGLNILADIKTFGALTQLIREIKPDKIFTYQAKTIVYGSLAARIVDKHIEVYPMMAGLGSILRSKGLKNEIIKCVLNIQYSLAFRNSCKVIFQNSDDKDEIVRLGLVSEEKTALVHGSGVNVSKFIESPLPSERKAILYIGRLIADKGVREYLSVAKKLKINRPETRCILVGPFDTNPSAITVEELQPYIDNGIIEYFGEQKDVRPYIKQCSVYVLPSYHEGTPKSVLEAMAMGRPIVTSDAPGCRETVVNGKNGFLVPVKDVDALENAIVQILDNENLAASFGKESRKMAENIFDVNKVNADIMKIMKI comes from the coding sequence ATGAAAATTATAGTGTTATCATCTCATACCCCGAGTCTATTTTGGTTTCGGATAGATATGATGCGTGCATTTATAAAAACAGGCGCTTCAATTGTCGCCGTAGGACAAGAATCTGAAAATATATGGGGTGACAAGTTTGCAGCAGAGGGAATTGCATATAGACAAATTCCCGTAAGTCGCAATGGGCTTAATATACTGGCCGACATCAAGACTTTTGGGGCTTTAACACAATTGATTAGAGAGATCAAACCCGATAAGATATTTACATATCAAGCCAAGACAATTGTTTACGGCTCTCTTGCAGCGCGTATTGTTGATAAGCACATCGAGGTTTATCCCATGATGGCAGGACTAGGTTCTATTTTGAGAAGCAAAGGATTGAAGAATGAGATAATTAAGTGCGTTTTAAACATTCAATATTCATTGGCATTTAGGAACTCATGCAAGGTAATTTTTCAAAACTCTGACGACAAGGATGAAATAGTAAGACTCGGTCTGGTATCAGAAGAAAAAACCGCTCTTGTCCATGGATCAGGGGTTAATGTATCAAAATTTATTGAAAGTCCTCTTCCCTCAGAAAGGAAAGCTATTCTTTATATCGGGCGTCTGATAGCCGACAAAGGAGTTCGGGAGTATCTTTCTGTGGCTAAGAAACTTAAAATCAACCGACCAGAGACTCGTTGTATACTCGTAGGCCCGTTTGATACAAATCCAAGTGCAATTACTGTAGAAGAACTTCAACCCTATATTGATAATGGAATTATAGAATATTTTGGCGAACAAAAAGATGTACGTCCTTATATAAAACAATGTTCCGTGTATGTGTTACCGTCTTACCATGAAGGTACTCCCAAATCAGTTTTGGAAGCAATGGCTATGGGACGTCCTATTGTCACATCGGATGCTCCAGGTTGTCGCGAAACGGTTGTCAACGGCAAGAATGGTTTTCTCGTTCCTGTGAAAGATGTAGATGCACTTGAAAATGCAATTGTGCAGATTCTTGACAACGAAAATCTAGCAGCTTCATTCGGGAAGGAAAGTCGCAAAATGGCTGAGAATATTTTCGATGTAAATAAGGTGAATGCAGATATAATGAAGATTATGAAAATATGA
- the rfbF gene encoding glucose-1-phosphate cytidylyltransferase translates to MKAVIFAGGGYGTRLSERTDVVPKPMVEIGGMPILWHIMKIYSHYGINEFIVCCGYKQYVIKEFFANFFLHNSDVTFNLTENTMKIHNTHSEKWRVTLVDTGLNTLTGGRLKRVQEYVGDETFFLTYGDGVADIDINATLSAHKAAGKTLSMTVYQPQGKLGVVDIDTKGNVKGFIEKPKTGNNWINAGFFVCEPKIFDVLEGDHEMFEQQPIARLVKKGQIHAFKHFGFWRPMDTLHDNKELNKLWEQGNAPWKCW, encoded by the coding sequence ATGAAAGCAGTGATTTTTGCTGGGGGGGGGTATGGCACTCGCCTCAGCGAACGTACAGATGTGGTACCAAAACCGATGGTGGAAATCGGAGGCATGCCGATTCTATGGCATATCATGAAGATATATTCACACTACGGTATAAATGAATTTATAGTCTGTTGCGGCTATAAGCAGTATGTGATAAAAGAATTTTTTGCAAATTTCTTTCTTCACAATAGTGATGTGACATTCAATCTGACAGAGAACACGATGAAGATTCACAACACACACAGCGAGAAATGGCGAGTAACACTAGTAGATACAGGACTCAACACTCTCACCGGTGGTCGCTTAAAGCGTGTTCAGGAATACGTTGGAGATGAAACATTCTTCCTCACATATGGTGATGGTGTAGCCGACATAGATATCAATGCAACCTTGTCTGCACATAAGGCTGCGGGTAAGACATTATCAATGACGGTCTATCAGCCTCAAGGCAAACTGGGGGTTGTGGATATTGACACCAAAGGAAACGTCAAAGGGTTTATCGAAAAGCCTAAGACGGGAAATAATTGGATAAATGCAGGTTTTTTTGTTTGCGAACCTAAGATTTTTGATGTCCTTGAAGGCGACCATGAGATGTTTGAACAACAACCTATTGCACGGTTAGTAAAAAAAGGTCAGATACATGCATTCAAGCATTTTGGATTCTGGCGCCCTATGGATACACTGCATGACAACAAAGAATTAAATAAACTGTGGGAGCAAGGCAATGCTCCCTGGAAATGTTGGTAA
- the rfbG gene encoding CDP-glucose 4,6-dehydratase, whose translation MAFNNIYQGKRVLVTGNTGFKGSWLSTWLISLGAKVYGYADGIPSNPSMFETIGLDKKVNHKNGDIRDGVMFNDFVQSVRPNFIFHLAAQAIVSTSYAEPLDTLTTNAVGTAVVLEAIRKIDWECTCVIITSDKAYDNVEWIWGYRENDSMGGKDVYSGSKGAAELVLKCWWHSFVKHMPNIRLGIARAGNVIGGGDWAKDRIIVDCVKAFSTGNCVEIRSPKATRPWQHVLEPLSGYLTLGQYLSEGKCENGEAFNFGPRAEQSKTVLELVQDLSSLWGLNPDSTVKLTGNVPFHEATLLKLNCDKALAYLNWHSTLNYDQCVDFIADWYRAYYIDKSSDLYRLTMEQIDKYTAAAAQQKLAWAL comes from the coding sequence ATGGCTTTCAATAATATTTATCAAGGAAAAAGAGTCCTTGTTACCGGAAATACCGGATTCAAAGGCAGTTGGTTAAGTACATGGCTCATCTCGCTTGGAGCAAAAGTTTACGGCTATGCCGATGGCATTCCCTCAAATCCGTCAATGTTCGAAACCATTGGTCTCGACAAAAAGGTCAATCATAAGAATGGAGACATTCGCGATGGAGTAATGTTCAACGATTTTGTTCAGTCAGTTCGCCCTAACTTCATATTCCATCTTGCGGCTCAGGCCATCGTCTCAACATCGTATGCAGAACCTTTAGACACATTGACAACAAATGCTGTAGGAACTGCTGTTGTATTGGAGGCAATCCGAAAGATTGATTGGGAATGTACTTGTGTAATCATAACCTCAGACAAAGCCTATGATAACGTTGAATGGATATGGGGCTACCGTGAGAATGATTCTATGGGAGGCAAGGATGTATATTCCGGATCGAAAGGCGCCGCAGAACTTGTATTAAAATGCTGGTGGCATTCATTTGTGAAACACATGCCGAATATTCGTCTTGGTATTGCCCGCGCCGGGAATGTAATTGGAGGAGGTGATTGGGCTAAAGACCGCATTATTGTGGACTGTGTGAAGGCATTCTCAACAGGCAACTGTGTTGAAATCAGATCGCCTAAAGCCACTCGTCCATGGCAGCATGTATTGGAACCATTAAGTGGCTATCTAACACTTGGTCAATATCTATCCGAAGGGAAATGTGAAAATGGAGAGGCATTCAATTTCGGGCCAAGGGCAGAACAGTCCAAAACAGTTTTGGAGTTGGTTCAGGATCTCTCTTCCTTGTGGGGACTTAACCCGGACTCGACTGTGAAACTTACGGGCAATGTGCCCTTTCACGAAGCAACACTTCTCAAATTAAATTGCGATAAAGCTCTTGCTTATCTCAATTGGCATTCAACGCTTAACTATGACCAATGTGTAGACTTTATTGCTGACTGGTACAGAGCCTACTACATAGACAAATCGTCTGATTTATACAGACTGACAATGGAACAAATTGATAAATACACTGCCGCAGCTGCGCAGCAAAAACTTGCTTGGGCCTTATGA
- a CDS encoding dTDP-4-dehydrorhamnose 3,5-epimerase family protein — protein sequence MIEGVILAPLKRISVTKGDIFYALKSSDAVYSGFGEAYFSEIHPKEIKGWKRHKRMTLNIIPVNGAIGFVLYDNRPGSSTYGEFEHIVLSRNNNYQRLTVPPGLWMAFYCASNDTAMLMDIIPEPHDPDEADRLDLSAIKYDFI from the coding sequence ATGATTGAAGGAGTTATACTTGCGCCTCTGAAGCGTATCTCCGTCACAAAAGGTGATATATTTTATGCGCTTAAATCCTCAGATGCTGTGTATAGCGGTTTTGGGGAGGCATACTTCTCCGAAATTCACCCCAAAGAAATCAAAGGGTGGAAACGCCACAAGCGCATGACGTTAAACATAATACCGGTCAACGGAGCAATTGGTTTTGTGTTGTATGATAATCGTCCAGGCAGTTCCACTTATGGAGAGTTCGAGCATATTGTTTTATCTAGGAACAACAATTATCAGCGTCTGACGGTACCACCCGGACTATGGATGGCATTCTACTGCGCAAGCAACGACACTGCAATGTTGATGGATATAATTCCTGAGCCACATGATCCTGATGAAGCAGACAGACTTGATCTTTCGGCAATAAAATATGATTTTATATGA
- a CDS encoding NAD-dependent epimerase/dehydratase family protein, translating to MNILITGATGFIGTVLVPKLLSHFPKSRILCIVQNTEKFRSIYNIVQNIECCRGVDKAAINRFNPEYIIHLAAYNTSDEGEQVIEPLISSNILFGVRLLEFISHLNGIKLFINTGSFSQYAQNDAYLYSASKSAFDVFLRFYANHHNLKYITAVPYSVYGGKSTVKRLFDYIVDSMDAVEPVKMTPGLQELDFIHVEDVANFYISAIEHAQKFTSGDIIHLGTGRTYTLREVVEIFERISSKKCNIEWGGRPYRDTDIMYACAPTHTAPYKIWSPQITIAQGIKLFISNFD from the coding sequence ATGAACATACTCATAACAGGAGCCACAGGATTTATAGGAACAGTATTGGTCCCAAAACTACTGTCACATTTTCCTAAAAGTCGAATACTATGTATTGTACAAAATACGGAGAAATTTCGGAGCATATACAATATAGTCCAAAACATTGAGTGCTGCAGGGGAGTTGACAAGGCGGCCATAAATAGATTTAATCCTGAGTACATTATACATTTGGCAGCATACAACACATCGGACGAAGGTGAACAAGTAATTGAGCCATTGATATCCTCCAATATATTATTTGGAGTACGGCTATTGGAATTTATCTCTCATTTGAATGGAATAAAACTATTTATAAACACAGGTTCGTTCTCTCAGTATGCGCAAAACGATGCATATCTTTATTCTGCATCAAAAAGTGCATTCGATGTTTTTCTTCGATTCTATGCAAATCACCATAACCTAAAATACATCACGGCTGTGCCATATTCAGTGTATGGCGGCAAATCGACCGTGAAGCGCTTATTTGATTATATTGTGGATTCGATGGATGCTGTTGAACCGGTAAAAATGACTCCCGGATTGCAGGAGCTGGATTTTATTCATGTGGAAGATGTCGCTAATTTTTATATCTCAGCCATAGAGCATGCGCAAAAATTCACATCGGGCGACATTATTCACTTAGGCACAGGAAGAACCTACACATTGCGGGAAGTTGTGGAGATATTTGAACGTATAAGTTCTAAGAAATGTAACATAGAATGGGGCGGACGTCCATATAGAGATACAGACATAATGTATGCCTGCGCCCCTACACATACAGCACCGTACAAGATCTGGTCTCCTCAAATAACAATTGCACAAGGAATTAAACTATTCATCTCAAACTTTGATTGA